A single window of Polaribacter sp. SA4-10 DNA harbors:
- a CDS encoding exo-beta-N-acetylmuramidase NamZ domain-containing protein: MIDFKPFKSTYLFLFFLLNFQLISCAQKPNPIIKKEEKNPLIIKTGAERTHLYLKVLKDKNVAIVANQTSVLSVLQPVEGTPNTMGSKKVTHHLVDFLHNYNGITIKKVFSPEHGFRGKADAAEAVADGVDKKTNIPIVSLYGKNKKPSAKQLEGIDVVVFDIQDVGARFYTYISSLHYVMEACAEAGIPVIILDRPNPNGHYIDGPVLELEHTSFVGKHPVPVVYGMTIGEYGQMINGEKWLKKGVKCDLTVIPLENYSHNSEYSLTLRPSPNLPNDTAINLYPSLGFFEGTIINAGRGTEFQFQRYGASFFPKSNFSYTPKPNFGSKYPKHEGKLCYGVDLSTTKKLSSLNLEWLLDAYQKTPKTEKFFGKTFTIHAGTKKLQQQIEQGLSEPAIRKTWQKDLVVFKKIRKKYLIYN, from the coding sequence ATGATAGATTTTAAACCTTTCAAAAGTACATATTTATTCTTGTTTTTTCTGCTGAATTTTCAGCTGATTTCTTGTGCTCAAAAACCGAATCCTATTATAAAAAAGGAAGAAAAGAACCCACTAATTATAAAAACGGGTGCAGAAAGAACCCATTTATATTTAAAGGTACTAAAAGACAAAAATGTTGCTATTGTTGCAAACCAAACTTCTGTTTTGTCTGTTTTACAACCTGTAGAAGGTACACCTAATACTATGGGTTCTAAAAAAGTGACGCACCATTTGGTAGATTTTTTACATAATTACAACGGAATTACTATTAAAAAAGTTTTCTCTCCAGAACATGGTTTTAGAGGAAAAGCTGATGCTGCTGAAGCCGTTGCAGATGGAGTAGACAAAAAAACCAATATTCCTATTGTATCTCTTTACGGAAAAAACAAAAAACCTTCTGCCAAACAATTAGAAGGAATTGATGTTGTAGTTTTTGACATACAAGATGTTGGTGCGCGTTTTTACACTTATATTTCTTCTTTACATTATGTAATGGAAGCGTGTGCAGAAGCTGGAATTCCTGTAATTATTTTAGACAGACCAAACCCAAACGGACATTATATTGATGGTCCTGTTTTAGAATTGGAACACACCTCTTTTGTTGGTAAACATCCTGTTCCGGTTGTTTATGGTATGACAATTGGCGAATACGGACAAATGATTAATGGAGAAAAGTGGTTAAAAAAAGGTGTTAAATGTGATTTAACAGTGATTCCTTTAGAAAATTATTCTCATAATTCAGAATACAGTTTAACCCTAAGACCTTCTCCTAATTTACCAAATGATACAGCTATAAATCTGTATCCAAGTTTAGGTTTTTTTGAAGGAACCATAATTAATGCTGGTAGAGGAACAGAATTTCAGTTTCAAAGATATGGCGCCTCCTTTTTTCCAAAAAGTAATTTTAGCTACACACCAAAACCAAATTTTGGTTCTAAATATCCAAAGCATGAAGGCAAACTTTGTTATGGTGTTGACTTAAGTACTACTAAAAAACTGAGTTCTTTAAACTTAGAATGGCTGCTTGATGCGTATCAAAAAACGCCAAAAACAGAAAAATTCTTTGGGAAAACATTTACCATTCATGCCGGTACAAAAAAACTACAGCAACAAATAGAACAGGGTTTGTCTGAACCAGCAATTAGAAAAACTTGGCAA